A region from the Sphingomonas sp. S2-65 genome encodes:
- a CDS encoding DUF6538 domain-containing protein produces MTATATVLTSYMFKRPNSAMWQFRKHVPSDVQAAFGRDVVTKSLGTTDDRAATTKAIALLDSLEEQWASLRRGEAVHPLEISTSSSIASEPSEHLKQAIIRAVYEQVSRELEVRDNAAFKADRAAHFESLAKRRTELREMNREVRAGQLDRFEGPIERMLSNRGQEVDRSAFWFRQLARDAATAVLDARDVSIRADEGEIDPRPTTEVVRHALANGVPTARRRDVPFSELVDQFMKQWLAGRSSGKVTNTEQQKRATFGLFSGFFDDQSIRLVRHEDAATFFDTVRLLDPNWARSPDGRKLPWSKLIERYGNRDRGLSDGTMNRHLQVLQELWLWSKKRGHCEGENPFEGFHKKLRAGVNVKPYVAWEDDELRRLLDPRPKRQDLLEVILVGMFTGMRMDEAASLTWGQVRESNEGGQVVHYFQVEDSKTPAGNRKIPVHSELRWLLSRDRGAQGDRLWPTFNPEGPGKKPGADASREFSRFKMMKGFDDDTKTFHSFRKNVTRIMERAGVPENDWAQIFGHERGFTYKVYNPDGIAMVRRAEIIALIEYPRIDVPHPAA; encoded by the coding sequence ATGACTGCTACAGCAACCGTACTCACAAGCTATATGTTCAAGCGACCGAACTCTGCGATGTGGCAGTTTCGGAAGCATGTACCTAGCGATGTTCAAGCGGCGTTCGGGCGCGACGTTGTCACTAAGTCGCTTGGGACAACTGATGATCGCGCTGCCACCACCAAGGCGATCGCGCTCCTCGACTCACTTGAAGAGCAATGGGCATCTCTGCGGCGAGGGGAAGCGGTGCATCCTCTGGAGATCTCTACTAGCTCGTCGATTGCCAGCGAGCCTTCAGAACATTTGAAGCAGGCAATCATCCGCGCAGTCTACGAACAGGTCTCACGCGAGCTTGAGGTACGCGATAATGCAGCCTTTAAGGCGGATCGCGCCGCTCACTTTGAAAGCCTCGCAAAACGCCGGACCGAACTTCGTGAAATGAACCGGGAGGTGCGTGCCGGTCAGCTCGACCGGTTTGAAGGTCCAATCGAGCGCATGCTGTCGAACCGAGGCCAAGAGGTCGATCGGAGCGCGTTTTGGTTCCGTCAACTCGCCCGCGATGCAGCCACGGCTGTGCTTGATGCAAGAGACGTCAGTATCCGGGCCGACGAAGGCGAGATTGATCCTCGGCCCACCACCGAAGTCGTTCGACATGCTCTCGCCAATGGAGTGCCCACGGCCCGCCGCAGAGACGTGCCCTTCTCGGAGCTCGTCGACCAGTTCATGAAGCAATGGCTGGCGGGCCGCAGCAGTGGGAAGGTCACGAATACCGAGCAGCAGAAGCGCGCCACTTTTGGGCTGTTCAGCGGCTTCTTCGACGACCAGTCCATTCGACTGGTTCGTCACGAGGACGCCGCCACCTTCTTTGACACAGTGCGATTGCTCGATCCGAACTGGGCTCGGTCGCCAGATGGTCGGAAACTGCCGTGGTCAAAGTTGATCGAGCGCTACGGTAACCGCGACAGAGGTCTCTCGGATGGTACCATGAACCGCCACCTCCAAGTGCTTCAAGAGCTCTGGCTCTGGTCCAAGAAGCGCGGGCACTGCGAGGGTGAAAATCCCTTCGAAGGCTTCCACAAGAAGCTCCGCGCAGGCGTTAACGTGAAGCCATACGTGGCTTGGGAGGATGACGAACTTCGACGCCTGCTTGATCCACGTCCCAAACGCCAAGACCTTCTGGAGGTCATCTTGGTGGGCATGTTCACCGGCATGCGAATGGACGAAGCTGCTTCGTTGACCTGGGGCCAGGTCCGCGAGAGCAACGAAGGTGGGCAGGTTGTCCACTACTTCCAAGTCGAAGACTCGAAGACACCGGCCGGTAACCGCAAGATCCCGGTGCACTCCGAACTGCGCTGGTTGTTATCGCGAGATCGTGGCGCTCAGGGTGACCGGCTGTGGCCCACTTTCAACCCTGAAGGCCCTGGCAAGAAGCCGGGCGCCGACGCAAGCCGAGAGTTTTCCCGGTTCAAGATGATGAAAGGGTTCGACGACGATACGAAGACGTTCCACTCGTTTCGCAAGAATGTTACCCGAATTATGGAGCGTGCCGGAGTACCGGAAAACGATTGGGCACAGATATTTGGCCACGAACGCGGCTTCACCTACAAGGTCTACAATCCCGACGGCATCGCAATGGTAAGACGCGCCGAGATTATCGCATTGATTGAATATCCCCGTATCGACGTCCCACATCCCGCAGCTTGA